In Candida orthopsilosis Co 90-125, chromosome 4 draft sequence, a single genomic region encodes these proteins:
- a CDS encoding Utp5 U3 snoRNA-associated protein — translation MSGPVLYSKFDSKNAHLASVILSLDTHQVQVKSVNPSQASLNTSFNLDKSNRISNLTWIFTSPDSVELLALCLDNGGILIYSPHTNEVISELTTLTNVAVSDFHYSKVTKTAWSCDVQGGIYEWDIISYQMLRSFKISEIAESVESINRVSSCVYNSEPHLLLASNSIYLLNIKTREITRTFPGHIQPINSIIPLKDDMFITSARGDRFMNLYELKKTTTKAIFVAQAAVLSLTIGSNSNESVLAAIVENGSVEVFNGPLSDANFPAVAPSRKKRKQIGAITHSSNSTVRLSRSPAESKNPQDANLIINAISIQDDSLLFTWVESGTIPFFDSVKWTESGNYLLDTNKTIIKDKADLKPTQSSSVYGHDVAASKLYNESHAVVNDGISLGNLEDESDEETLAEKFDKLAMNKQQPQRKKKLEENRNGMSLSIILSQALQNNDHSLLETVLQTRDPQSIKNTISRLNPYSSVILLDRLSERIQRQSSRFTQLNYWLKWILVIHGSVIASLPNLNSKLYSLHSVLAKKADTLPRLLELQGRLNLLYDQSSLKQNLSKELAVEKGDEDVEYIEDLDDAQFNGEIDVDIDELETSEESDVEVEDDDDTDEQIASIDDLENASDVEI, via the coding sequence ATGTCAGGACCAGTTCTATATTCTAAATTCGACTCCAAGAATGCTCATCTAGCGTCGGTGATACTATCTTTAGACACACACCAAGTACAAGTCAAATCAGTGAACCCTTCACAGGCATCGCTCAATACAtcattcaatcttgataaatccaacagaatttccaatttaACTTGGATTTTTACCTCCCCGGACTCGGTCGAGCTCTTGGCATTATGTTTGGATAATGGAGGTATATTGATATATTCCCCACACACAAATGAAGTTATATCAGAACTAACCACATTGACTAATGTTGCAGTTTCAGATTTTCATTACTCCAAGGTGACCAAAACCGCGTGGTCTTGTGATGTCCAAGGAGGTATTTATGAATGGGATATTATACTGTATCAAATGTTACGTTCATTTAAGATAAGTGAAATTGCCGAGTCAGTCGAATCAATAAATAGAGTATCTAGTTGCGTGTACAACTCAGAACCTCATTTGTTACTAGCTTCCAATTCCATTTATTTGCTCAACATCAAAACTAGAGAAATTACCCGAACCTTTCCAGGACACATTCAACCCATCAACAGTATCATTCCCCTTAAAGATGACATGTTCATTACAAGTGCCAGAGGTGATCGATTTATGAATTTATatgagttgaaaaagaccACAACAAAGGCTATATTTGTTGCACAGGCCGCTGTTTTGAGTTTaacaattggatcaaaCTCAAACGAGTCAGTGTTGGCAGCAATAGTAGAGAATGGAAGTGTGGAAGTATTCAATGGACCACTCTCAGATGCTAACTTTCCAGCAGTCGCTCCATCgagaaagaagagaaagcAAATTGGCGCAATTACCCATTCGTCAAATTCCACTGTCAGGTTGTCAAGGTCTCCAGCGGAAAGCAAGAATCCCCAAGATGCAAATCTCATTATAAATGCAATCAGTATTCAAGATGATTCGTTATTATTCACATGGGTGGAAAGCGGTACAATTCCTTTCTTTGATTCAGTAAAATGGACAGAGTCGGGGAACTATTTACTTGATACAAACAAGACAATTATCAAAGACAAAGCCGACTTGAAACCAACACAAAGTTCCTCTGTATACGGTCATGATGTAGCAGCATCCAAACTTTACAACGAGAGCCATGCCGTGGTCAATGATGGAATAAGCTTGGGAAATTTGGAGGATGAATCTGATGAAGAGACATTGGCCGAAAAGTTTGATAAACTAGCAATGAATAagcaacaaccacaacgtaaaaagaagttggagGAAAACAGAAATGGAATGTCATTGTCAATAATTTTATCACAAGctcttcaaaataatgACCACTCGTTGTTGGAAACGGTGTTACAAACACGTGATCCTCAATCAATTAAAAATACTATCAGCAGGTTAAACCCATATTCCTCAGTGATTTTATTGGATAGATTGAGCGAAAGAATTCAGCGTCAATCTTCAAGGTTCACTCAATTGAACTATTGGCTCAAGTGGATTTTAGTTATTCATGGGTCTGTAATTGCCAGCttgccaaatttgaatctgAAATTGTATTCTTTGCACTCGGTATTGGCTAAGAAAGCTGATACCTTACCTAGACTTCTTGAGTTACAAGGaagattgaatttgttatATGACCAATcatctttgaaacaaaatttaagCAAGGAATTAGCGGTGGAGAAAGGTGATGAGGATGTTGAGTATATTGAAGACCTTGATGATGCGCAGTTTAATGGggaaattgatgttgacaTAGATGAACTTGAAACAAGTGAAGAGAGTGATGTAGAggttgaagatgatgacgacACCGACGAGCAAATTGCATCAATcgatgatttggaaaatgcaAGCGATGTTGAGATTTAG
- a CDS encoding Mrm2 protein (S. cerevisiae homolog MRM2 has rRNA (uridine-2'-O-)-methyltransferase activity, has role in rRNA methylation and localizes to mitochondrion), translating to MFVKTSPFRHSIARHKSSSLKKHFQKVKGDPFNEKKRGEFYRSRAAFKLLEIDEKYHLFNKNCHNIVDLGFAPGAWSQVAVENLGDREFTILGIDINHATPYKGCHYIQGDVTKTYTHSKIREFFTNDDGSIQPLDLIMSDMMINCTGHDHYDHLGNMELCNAGLILAFNQLRVGGNMVMKVWQGSELMLLEARMKVLFSKQFAFKPKSSRSESSELYFVGLGRRDLEYKVLLSDLFSDLEDVKKLQMQVR from the coding sequence ATGTTTGTCAAAACTTCACCGTTTCGTCACTCCATTGCAAGACACAAGTCGTCATCGTTAAAGAAACACTTTCAAAAGGTGAAAGGAGATCCCTTCAACGAAAAGAAGCGAGGAGAGTTTTATAGATCAAGGGCTGCTTTTAAATTATTGgagattgatgaaaagtatcaccttttcaacaaaaactgTCACAATATAGTCGACTTGGGATTTGCTCCCGGAGCATGGAGCCAGGTTGCTGTTGAAAACTTAGGGGACAGAGAATTTACAATATTGGGAATTGATATCAATCATGCTACTCCGTACAAAGGCTGTCACTACATACAAGGGGACGTGACAAAGACTTACACTCACAGCAAGATTAGAGAATTTTTCACAAATGACGATGGCCTGATTCAACCACTTGACCTAATAATGAGCGACATGATGATTAATTGCACTGGACACGATCATTATGATCACCTTGGAAATATGGAGCTATGCAATGCTGGGTTGATACTTGCATTTAACCAATTACGAGTAGGTGGTAATATGGTGATGAAGGTGTGGCAAGGGTCAGAGTTGATGTTACTAGAAGCTAGAATGAAAGTACTATTCTCAAAACAGTTTGCGTTTAAACCCAAATCTAGTCGATCAGAGTCGAGTGAATTATACTTTGTTGGTCTTGGCAGGAGAGATTTGGAATACAAAGTGCTACTATCAGATCTATTTAGTGATCTAGAAGACGTTAAAAAGCTACAAATGCAAGTGAGATGA
- a CDS encoding Hsp90p co-chaperone, producing the protein MVVNNPNNWHWVDKNCLAWSKEYFDEKLTNLEVEEGGSKVKIANVSSVEGDVDVSQRKGKVISLFDVRIVLTFKGSNDKTDDINGSITIPELAYDSSSAGLVFDTSIYNESSENSNIADLIKRKLIPELRKKLMQFGPDLIEINSKDIQLEADKVTSTYTKANLTQSNKSEFESGSKGQSTTSASVTKPTSAQQAKSSSSVPKYNTTTLHLEPTFNTSAEQIYLTLLDTSRIAAWTRSSPEIESFPPKKGSSYKFFGGAVSGKILKLVPNEQIVELWRLQDWKEGHYAELDMKLIQSSGETKVVVKFSGIPIGEEERVRDNFEDMYIRSIKITFGFGAVL; encoded by the coding sequence ATGGTTGTTAATAATCCAAATAATTGGCATTGGGTTGATAAAAACTGTTTGGCTTGGTCCAAGGAATATTTTGATGAGAAATTAACAAACTTGGAAGTTGAGGAAGGCGGTAGCAAAGTTAAGATTGCTAATGTTTCCTCCGTTGAAGGTGATGTCGATGTTTCACAGAGAAAGGGGAAGGTAATatcattgtttgatgtGCGAATTGTGTTGACATTTAAAGGATCCAATGATAAAACCGACGACATAAATGGGTCAATAACAATTCCTGAATTGGCATATGATAGCTCATCCGCTGGGTTAGTTTTTGATACTAGTATCTACAATGAGTCAAGTGAAAACTCAAACATCGCAGACTTGattaaaagaaaattgatCCCTGAAttgagaaagaaattgatgcaatttGGACcagatttgattgaaataaaCAGTAAGGATATTCAGTTGGAGGCTGACAAAGTGACTTCAACGTACACAAAGGCTAATTTGACTCAAAGTAACAAATCTGAATTCGAATCAGGGTCTAAGGGGCAGTCTACAACGAGCGCATCGGTTACCAAACCTACGTCAGCTCAACAAGCGAAGTCACTGTCTTCAGTTCCAAAGTACAACACCACAACTTTGCATCTTGAGCCAACATTCAACACCTCAGCTGAGCAGATTTACCTCACATTACTTGATACCTCCAGGATTGCTGCCTGGACTAGGTCTTCTCCAGAAATTGAGCTGTTCCCACCGAAAAAGGGCTCGTCTTATAAATTCTTTGGCGGTGCTGTTCTGGGaaagatattgaaactAGTGCCAAATGagcaaattgttgagttgtGGAGATTACAAGATTGGAAAGAGGGCCATTATGCGGAATTAGACATGAAGTTGATCCAAAGTAGTGGAGAAACCAAAGTGGTTGTAAAATTCAGTGGTATACCAATTGGAGAGGAGGAGAGAGTCAGGgacaattttgaagatatGTACATTAGATCTATAAAGATCACCTTTGGGTTTGGCGCCGTCTTGTGA
- a CDS encoding Asp1 protein (S. cerevisiae homolog ASP1 has role asparagine catabolic process and localizes to) → MTGTSINNFVPLSNINEDSSTCPQQVEITDFTKLDHHAFKLRYRSNSIISASTIEDEKPLPVIKILGTGGTIASKAQSSNVTAGYAVDLTIEELLSHIPDLSTTCILEYEQVMNIDSKDMGLLEVETLYRQIKEDLSKYDGIVITHGTDTMEETAFFIQSTINTEKPIVFCGSMRPSTAISSDGPMNLYQAIVIASHPQSHGRGVLIALNDRIGAGYYITKSNANSLDTFKTVGQGYIGNFVNDEVKYYFPAAKPLGMTYFELDAEFDLPEVPIIYAHQGLNNKILELALKELNAKGLVIATMGAGSLSAETNEFLSNLVGPGFPIIYSKRSMDGMVPLGGLPKFNGKVFDNAVAGGYLNPQKARILLQLCLNEGYDLKRIKKVFKTV, encoded by the coding sequence ATGACTGGGACTTCCATAAACAACTTTGTCCCCTTATCTAATATCAATGAGGATTCTTCGACATGTCCACAACAGGTTGAAATTACCGATTTCACTAAATTAGATCACCATGCTTTCAAACTAAGATATAGGTCCAACTCCATTATCTCTGCATCTactattgaagatgaaaagcCATTACCAGTTATTAAAATCTTAGGAACTGGTGGAACCATTGCATCAAAGGCTCAATCGTCGAATGTGACAGCTGGTTACGCTGTAGATCTTACCATTGAGGAATTACTTAGTCATATACctgatttatcaacaacgtGCATATTGGAGTATGAGCAAGTTATGAACATTGATTCCAAGGATATGGGCTTACTTGAAGTGGAAACATTATACAGACAGATAAAGGAGGATTTGAGCAAGTACGATGGGATAGTCATTACTCATGGAACTGATACAATGGAAGAGACGGCATTTTTCATCCAGTCAACAATAAACACAGAAAAGCCTATTGTATTTTGTGGGAGTATGAGACCGAGTACTGCAATATCATCAGATGGGCCAATGAATTTGTACCAGGCTATTGTTATTGCGTCACATCCACAAAGCCATGGACGTGGGGTTCTTATTGCTTTGAATGACCGTATAGGGGCTGGCTATTATATCACCAAGTCAAATGCAAACTCATTGGACACTTTTAAAACAGTGGGACAAGGTTATATCGGTaattttgtcaatgatgAGGTAAAATATTACTTCCCTGCGGCCAAACCTTTAGGTATGACATATTTCGAGCTAGACGCAGAGTTCGATCTCCCTGAAGTGCCAATAATATACGCACATCAAGGATTAAATAACaagattttggaattggcaTTGAAGGAGTTAAATGCCAAGGGTTTAGTGATTGCAACTATGGGTGCTGGTTCATTATCAGCGGAGACCAATGAATTCTTGTCCAATTTGGTTGGGCCAGGGTTCCCTATTATATACAGTAAGAGGTCAATGGATGGTATGGTACCTCTTGGAGGATTGCCCAAATTCAATGGCAAGGTGTTTGACAATGCAGTTGCTGGTGGCTACTTGAACCCACAAAAGGCAAGAATTTTATTACAATTGTGTCTCAACGAGGGgtatgatttgaaaaggatAAAGAAGGTGTTCAAGACAGTATAG
- a CDS encoding Trs120 protein (S. cerevisiae homolog TRS120 has role in regulation of Rab GTPase activity, ER to Golgi vesicle-mediated transport and localizes to TRAPP complex) — MSNRYKFIIPATVRILLVPINNCSLRDYNRYINLITSSVTDLRLLDLKANAGLHFFNPATFPEGRIIPEFTTTDDDSIYLHEFEPFRKTFIVLGIGRYCTDSDHLAQLRKIYSGAIVHSTIQFDTPESELSKSTANSYFHNGATTHFSAMEGIFSEIFDSFLIALDEYASAYSNISLRSPVSITDSHVLTKTINQAQKRLSSGSTSFKASFNGLPTDTPNTPKTSTDKSKTHSKYGGRYHKLMGNLYLLTGKYNDALQSFTESVTSLRRFDDFLWLGSALEGLALSIFLLSFVQANFQLNPMLGSWLQIPKFSVSTDHSASKRLSSESNGSKTNVISPRPSLTASNAFSIPLTSSVDLNTLSVPDILKVLLAKAIYFYGQSTDDPENMVPDVVYIECILRKLSLMIGYHLSAPMEEIVQGRVKSNIIDNTYFSTQDILADVDKIFLLQLIDLNIMDQCYIYSYIAQVYHKLKFFRKQAFILRFHLIALVSQSKTSHDSRSIKELLDELFDLYGIGSEPDISCLQSSPPRKSVQLSLQLQVLKLALNSAEHINDTELALNICCLSLARYSQCIPADGQIKLRNMIDKITSQSKLTVPYFDPFMVRKIKFVSTRQKDHLIPFVDSEVDSPKQSFFDPYHLKNDAVNLDRILINDEVHQLKITMYNPFAFEIEINDLEVISEGTDVETLKPMTQQIIPSAQSSPALNKLRANTKRNATTSNIAQIAGLNTSIGTISPTSSSTIVVSFKALSVGEMKITGLMISISGFEKQYFPIVDKLSNHNSKTLEAIGEREEKTNSSVYDTLYKYLKGELKDPRVSYRSLPLSVIRPQPVLKLVDLTIPNGCIMLLEGEQVKFEVKLINDSTEVINYLSFSFWDSAIDFLDRKLSQPHLNAFETYELEWNLLEFKSFRILNKNIIGETITPGEEVTIQYLLTSRKLMRQSKIILDYANRSGDQSFIKHLDVPIAVSVVPSLEIVGCDIISSFSTATLENTDFPVVVSSVTTYLKGVDDVSQYCLLVLDLRNSWTSALHCQLEYDNFKLSGLIESNKTARYFIPLRKVRKVPQNPIPSLRKKQFIKDYDLTVEDEAQMIKMFWLKQIILEKLTGSWTVDNRHGLLDVRSLRLTPKMANILVINEVEVVTEIALNGQEFKCGHLHDLQTDQFYTLRTTITNHTGHEISGFIRQLPLPATTSPSNNLAKSLSIDKKILINGVLQQKFPTIKPSGSLSIDTSFVIIEKGEYEWGTVVDLMSEQCINKSPLHITTN; from the coding sequence ATGTCTAATAGATACAAATTTATAATTCCTGCTACCGTCAGGATACTATTGGTGCCAATTAATAACTGTTCCCTACGCGACTACAACCGATACATCAATTTAATTACATCAAGCGTGACTGATTTAAGATTACTCGATCTCAAAGCCAACGCCGGTTTGCATTTTTTCAACCCTGCTACTTTCCCAGAAGGACGAATAATTCCCGAATTCACAACCACTGACGATGATCTGATATATTTACACGAATTTGAACCATTTAGAAAAACATTCATAGTTTTGGGAATCGGCCGATATTGCACGGATAGCGACCATTTGGCCCAATTGAGAAAGATATACTCTGGAGCAATAGTTCACAGCACAATTCAATTCGATACACCGGAATCAGAGCTCTCTAAATCAACTGCAAACTCATATTTTCATAATGGAGCAACCACACATTTTTCAGCCATGGAGGGTATTTTTTCAGAAATCTTTGACTCCTTTCTTATTGCATTAGATGAATACGCATCGGCTTATAGCAACATATCACTACGATCACCAGTGTCCATAACAGACAGTCATGTGTTaaccaaaacaatcaaccaAGCTCAGAAACGGCTCAGTTCAGGATCAACGTCCTTCAAAGCTTCGTTTAATGGCTTGCCAACAGATACACCAAATACACCAAAAACGTCTACGGACAAGTCGAAAACGCATTCCAAATATGGCGGCAGATATCATAAATTGATGGGGAATTTATATTTATTGACGGGAAAGTACAACGATGCACTACAAAGCTTTACGGAAAGTGTTACTTCTTTGAGACGATTTGACGACTTTCTATGGTTGGGAAGCGCTTTGGAAGGGTTAGCATTGAGTATATTTTTGCTCTCATTTGTTCAagcaaattttcaattgaaccCCATGCTTGGATCATGGTTgcaaattccaaaattttcagtATCAACAGATCATTCTGCATCAAAACGATTGTCACTGGAGTCGAATGGATCAAAGACAAATGTTATATCACCTAGGCCGTCTTTAACCGCTTCGAATGCGTTTTCAATACCCCTCACTTCATCAGTTGATTTAAATACATTATCGGTGCctgatattttgaaagttttgctAGCCAAAGCGATTTACTTTTACGGACAAAGTACTGACGATCCTGAAAACATGGTACCCGATGTTGTGTACATAGAATGTATTTTGAGGAAATTGAGTCTTATGATTGGATACCACTTGAGCGCCCCCATGGAAGAAATCGTTCAGGGAAGAGTGAAGTCCAACATAATTGACAACACTTATTTCCTGACTCAGGATATTCTTGCTGATGTTGACAAAATattccttcttcaattgattgatttgaacaTCATGGACCAGTGTTATATATACTCCTACATTGCTCAAGTTTATCACAAGTTAAAGTTTTTTCGAAAACAAGCGTTCATTTTGAGATTCCATTTAATTGCATTGGTGTCACAATCCAAAACATCTCACGATTCAAGGTCTATTAAGGAGCTTTTAGACGAACTCTTCGACTTGTATGGGATTGGAAGCGAGCCAGACATTAGCTGTTTACAACTGAGTCCGCCTCGAAAAAGTGTGCAATTGTCCTTACAGCTTCAAGTTTTAAAACTAGCTCTCAATTCGGCAGAACATATCAACGATACGGAGCTAGCACTTAACATCTGCTGTCTTCTGCTTGCTCGTTACTCCCAATGTATACCAGCTGATGGACAAATAAAGTTACGAAACATGATTGACAAGATTACTAGTCAATCTAAGTTGACTGTGCCCTACTTTGATCCATTTATGGTCcgcaaaatcaaatttgtctCAACTAGACAAAAAGATCATTTGattccatttgttgataGCGAAGTAGACTCCCCCAAGCAGTCATTTTTTGATCCatatcatttgaaaaacgaTGCGGTAAACTTAGATCGCattttgattaatgatgAGGTTCATCAACTAAAAATTACAATGTATAACCCATTTGCTttcgaaattgaaatcaatgatttagAGGTAATTAGCGAAGGTACAGATGTTGAGACATTGAAGCCAATGACGCAACAGATAATTCCACTGGCTCAAAGCTCTCCCGCCCTTAACAAATTGAGAGCAAATACCAAACGCAATGCCACTACCTCCAATATTGCTCAAATAGCAGGTCTAAACACTAGCATAGGAACAATCTCCCCTACGTCCAGCTCCACAATAGTCGTTTCATTCAAGGCTTTGAGCGTTGGTGAAATGAAAATCACCGGACTCATGATTTCAATTAGTGGCTTCgaaaaacaatattttccaattgtggataagctttcaaatcataaCTCCAAAACTCTTGAAGCGATAGGGGAACGAGAGGAGAAGACAAACTCTTCCGTGTACGATACCCTTTACAAGTATTTAAAAGGTGAATTGAAAGACCCACGAGTACTGTATCGAAGCTTGCCATTAAGTGTCATTCGACCTCAACCGGTATTGAAGCTAGTTGATCTTACAATTCCAAACGGTTGCATTATGCTCTTGGAAGGAGAACAAGTTAAATTTGAGGTCAAGTTGATAAATGATTCAACGGAGGTGATTAACTatttatcattttcattttgggATTCTGCGATTGATTTCTTGGATCGTAAATTGAGCCAACCACATTTAAATGCATTTGAAACATATGAGCTCGAATGGAACTTACTCGAATTTAAATCGTTTCgaattttgaacaagaataTAATTGGGGAGACGATCACACCCGGTGAAGAAGTTACAATTCAATATTTGCTTACTAGCAGAAAGTTGATGAGGCAGCTGAAGATTATATTGGATTATGCAAATCGATCTGGCGATCAGTCTTTTATCAAGCATTTAGATGTTCCTATTGCGGTTTCAGTTGTGCCAAGTTTGGAAATCGTTGGATGTGATATAATCTCGTCATTTTCTACTGCAACGTTGGAGAATACCGATTTTCCGGTTGTTGTCTCATCAGTAACTACTTATTTGAAAGGAGTCGATGATGTTTCGCAATATTGTTTATTAGTACTAGATTTGAGAAATTCTTGGACAAGTGCATTACATTGTCAGTTAGAATATGACAATTTCAAGCTTCTGGGTTTGATCGAGTCAAATAAAACCGCAAGATATTTCATTCCATTACGGAAAGTTCGAAAGGTTCCGCAGAATCCTATACCTTCATTGCGTAAAAAGCAATTCATCAAGGACTACGATCTTACTGTTGAGGACGAGGCTCAAATGATCAAAATGTTTTGGTTAAAGCAGATTATATTGGAGAAGTTGACGGGAAGCTGGACTGTGGATAACAGACACGGGCTATTGGATGTGAGAAGTTTAAGGCTAACTCCAAAGATGGCTAATATTCTCGTCATTAACGAAGTAGAAGTGGTAACAGAAATCGCGTTGAACGGACAGGAGTTCAAATGTGGCCATTTACATGATCTTCAAACCGATCAATTCTACACTTTGAGGACTACAATAACCAATCACACCGGCCATGAAATAAGCGGGTTTATACGTCAATTACCGCTCCCAGCAACAACCTCTCCGTCAAACAACTTAGCCAAACTgttatcaattgataagAAAATCTTAATCAATGGCGTCTTGCAACAGAAATTCCCCACCATCAAACCACTGGGCAGTTTGAGCATAGACACGAGCTTTGTCATTATCGAAAAGGGCGAGTACGAATGGGGAACTGTGGTGGACCTCATGTCAGAGCAATGCATTAACAAGAGTCCCTTACATATCACAACAAACTAG
- a CDS encoding Fdh3 glutathione-dependent formaldehyde dehydrogenase (involved in glycine catabolism), with product MSDTAGKTITCKAAVAWEANKPLSIETIEVAPPKAHEVRIKIYDTGVCHTDAYTLSGVDPEGEFPVILGHEGAGVVESVGDDVTTVKPGDHVIALYTPECGECKMCKSGKTNLCSKIRNTQGKGVMPDGTSRFTCKGKKLLHFMGVSTFSQYTVVADISVVAINPKAPFDTSCLLGCGVTTGYGAATITANVQKGDNVAIFGAGCVGLSVVQGCHERQAAKIIVVDISNKKKEWATKFGATDFVNPTELPEGTSIVQKLTEMTDGGCDYTFDCTGNVNVMRDALEACHKGWGTSIIIGVAAAGKEISTRPFQLVTGRVWKGAAFGGVKGRSQLPGIVDDYLEGKLKVKEFITDRFDLDHINNAFDAMHKGDCIRAVVKM from the exons ATGTCAGACACAGCAGGAAAA ACAATTACATGTAAAGCCGCAGTTGCCTGGGAAGCTAATAAGCCATTGAGTATTGAAACTATTGAAGTTGCTCCTCCTAAAGCACATGAAGTCCGTATCAAGATTTATGACACTGGTGTTTGTCATACTGATGCTTACACCTTGAGTGGTGTTGATCCGGAGGGTGAATTCCCAGTCATTTTGGGACACGAAGGTGCAGGTGTCGTTGAGTcagttggtgatgatgtcACCACCGTCAAGCCAGGTGACCACGTTATTGCTTTGTATACTCCAGAGTGTGGTGAATGTAAGATGTGCAAGAGTGGCAAAACCAACTTGTGCAGTAAGATCAGAAACACTCAAGGTAAGGGAGTTATGCCTGATGGAACCTCAAGATTCACATGTAAAGGCAAGaaacttcttcatttcATGGGAGTCTCCACTTTCTCTCAGTAtactgttgttgctgatatTTCAGTTGTGGCAATTAATCCAAAAGCTCCATTTGACACTTCGTGTTTGTTAGGATGCGGTGTCACCACTGGTTATGGTGCTGCAACAATCACTGCTAATGTTCAAAAAGGAGACAATGTGGCAATTTTCGGTGCAGGATGCGTTGGTTTGTCGGTCGTTCAAGGATGTCACGAAAGACAAGCTGCTAAAATCATCGTTGTTGATATCagcaacaaaaagaaagaatgggcaaccaaatttggtGCAACTGATTTTGTCAACCCTACTGAATTACCTGAAGGAACATCTATTGTGCAAAAATTGACTGAAATGACCGACGGAGGTTGTGATTACACTTTTGATTGTACTGGTAACGTAAATGTCATGAGAGATGCTTTAGAAGCTTGCCACAAAGGATGGGGTACCTCAATCATTATTGGTGTTGCCGCTGCTGGTAAAGAAATTTCGACCAGACCATTCCAATTGGTTACTGGTAGGGTATGGAAAGGTGCCGCTTTCGGTGGTGTTAAAGGAAGATCCCAATTGCCAGGAATTGTGGATGACTACTTGGAAGGTAAGTTGAAGGTGAAGGAGTTTATTACTGATAGATTTGACTTGGATCATATCAACAATGCCTTTGATGCTATGCACAAGGGAGACTGTATCAGAGCTGTTGTTAAAATGTGA
- a CDS encoding Pup1 beta 2 subunit of the 20S proteasome: MPGLNFENYQRNQFLTTKGFAQPKATSTGTTIVGCQFKNGVVIAADTRATAGPIVADKNCEKLHRLAPKIWCAGAGTAADTEMVTQLIASNLELHALSQNRQPRVITAVTMLKQHLFKYQGHLGAYLIVAGVDPTGAHLLSVQAHGSTDVGKYQSLGSGSLAAMAVLETNFKEDMTKEEAIELCAKAIEAGIWNDLGSGSNVDVCVMEVGKDAQLLRNYLTPNVRIKKCKDYKFPRGTTAVLSQKVRDICDVEETVVTFDNMEVDATV, from the coding sequence ATGCCTGGATTGAATTTTGAGAACTACCAGAGGAACCAATTCTTAACTACCAAAGGATTTGCACAACCAAAAGCTACATCCACAGGTACTACAATTGTTGGTTGCCAATTCAAGAATGGGGTCGTAATTGCCGCTGATACAAGAGCCACGGCTGGACCCATAGTTGCAGATAAGAATTGTGAGAAATTACACAGACTTGCACCAAAGATATGGTgtgctggtgctggtaCAGCAGCTGATACTGAAATGGTTACGCAATTGATTGCATCGAATTTAGAATTACACGCTTTATCACAGAATAGACAGCCTCGTGTAATAACGGCAGTAACCATGTTGAAACAacatttattcaaatacCAGGGTCATTTGGGTGCATACTTGATTGTCGCTGGGGTTGATCCTACCGGAGCACATCTTCTTTCGGTACAAGCACATGGATCAACCGATGTAGGAAAGTATCAAAGTTTAGGGTCAGGTTCATTGGCTGCTATGGCagttttggaaacaaatttcaaagaagatATGACTAAAGAAGAGGCTATAGAATTATGTGCTAAAGCTATTGAAGCAGGTATCTGGAATGATTTGGGTTCCGGTTCCAATGTAGATGTTTGTGTGATGGAGGTTGGCAAAGATGCTCAATTATTGAGGAACTATCTTACACCGAATGTCAGGATAAAGAAGTGTAAAGACTACAAGTTCCCAAGAGGTACCACGGCAGTATTGAGCCAAAAAGTACGTGACATTTGCGACGTTGAGGAAACAGTGGTTACCTTTGACAACATGGAAGTTGATGCTACTGTGTAG